A single window of Nicotiana sylvestris chromosome 3, ASM39365v2, whole genome shotgun sequence DNA harbors:
- the LOC138887943 gene encoding uncharacterized protein, with translation MGMDWIYSCFNKLDCHTRTMRLEFPNEPFVEWKRDNVVPKGRLISYLKAVKMIKKGCVYHLVQVTDTNTETPSLEFVPVVNEFPDELPRIPPDREIDFGIDVMPGTQPISIPPYRMAPTELKELKEQLKDLLEKGFIRPSVSL, from the coding sequence atgggaatggattggatTTATTCATGCTTTAACAAACTTGATTGTCATACTAGAACcatgaggcttgaatttcctaatgagccctTTGTTGAATGGAAGagagataatgtagtgcctaaaggtcggcttatttcttaccttaaggccgtgaagatgatcaagaaggggtgtgTCTATCATTTAGTTCAGGTTACGGACACCAATACCGAGACGCCTAGCCTTGAGTTTGtgccagttgtgaatgaatttccaGATGAACTCCCTAGGATTCCACCAGATAGGGAGATcgattttgggatcgatgtgatgccaggcacgcaacctatatcaattccaccttacagaatggcaccaacagaattgaaagagctaaaggaacaattgaaggatttgctagaaaagggtttcatccggccgaGTGTGTCACTGTAG